One uncultured Fibrobacter sp. genomic region harbors:
- a CDS encoding class I SAM-dependent RNA methyltransferase produces MLLDLRIEKLVQGGEGLAYLPDGRVCFVQGGLPGELCRVEIVRDKKDFAQGHTVEVIEKSDDRVRPKCPLYGKCGGCSLQHLDSEKQALFYETVTRENFRRLTRTELPENFKVHTGPAWGYRNRARVVISASKDGRVHYGFRMQKSNGIISFERCPVLTSALNEFLKENASKIYDEFVLNSENSDKKKPNRFTNRKANRNTSRIELDVNLFDNGNGKISYYYKGMPASDFEKNAVCVVEIAGKKIRSDASVFFQSNLSLLPELVDAVQKAVDEGIANGEASDAWLIDLFSGVGFFAALLKDRFKKITTVERDEGCLKHAKVNLDENLNKLIENVSAPAEDWLSENVVNVPATLIVDPPRTGLPPSSLEAIVKSSVNRLIYVSCDPVTFARDYVKFREAGFSLKKAEGFAFYPQTPHLEMMSVLSR; encoded by the coding sequence ATGCTTCTTGATTTGCGTATAGAAAAACTGGTGCAGGGCGGCGAGGGCCTGGCCTATCTTCCGGATGGTCGCGTGTGTTTTGTACAAGGTGGCTTGCCTGGAGAACTTTGTCGCGTAGAAATTGTTCGTGACAAGAAAGACTTTGCCCAGGGGCATACTGTAGAAGTCATCGAAAAAAGCGATGATCGCGTGCGACCGAAGTGCCCGCTTTATGGAAAGTGCGGCGGATGCAGCTTGCAACACTTGGATAGCGAAAAACAGGCTCTCTTTTACGAAACGGTGACTCGCGAAAATTTCAGGCGTCTTACGCGTACGGAACTGCCGGAAAATTTCAAGGTGCATACGGGACCCGCCTGGGGGTACAGGAATCGCGCTCGCGTGGTGATTTCTGCATCAAAAGACGGTCGTGTGCATTATGGCTTCCGTATGCAAAAGAGTAACGGCATTATTTCGTTTGAAAGATGCCCTGTATTGACCTCTGCGCTGAATGAGTTTTTGAAAGAAAATGCTTCGAAAATTTATGATGAATTTGTCCTGAATTCCGAGAACTCCGATAAGAAAAAACCGAATCGCTTTACGAACCGCAAGGCCAATCGGAATACATCCAGGATTGAATTGGATGTCAATCTGTTTGACAATGGAAATGGCAAAATCAGCTATTATTATAAGGGAATGCCCGCCTCTGATTTCGAAAAGAATGCCGTGTGCGTCGTCGAAATCGCAGGGAAGAAAATCCGTTCGGATGCGTCTGTGTTTTTCCAGAGCAATCTCTCTCTGTTGCCGGAACTTGTAGATGCGGTGCAGAAGGCCGTCGATGAAGGCATTGCAAATGGCGAGGCGAGCGACGCATGGCTCATTGATTTGTTCAGCGGCGTTGGCTTTTTTGCGGCCCTATTAAAAGATCGTTTCAAGAAAATCACGACCGTGGAACGTGACGAGGGTTGCCTGAAACATGCCAAGGTGAATTTAGACGAGAATCTGAATAAATTAATTGAAAATGTTTCCGCCCCGGCCGAGGACTGGCTTTCCGAAAACGTGGTTAATGTTCCTGCAACCTTGATCGTGGATCCTCCAAGGACGGGGCTTCCGCCGAGTTCCTTAGAGGCGATCGTGAAAAGTTCCGTTAACAGACTTATCTACGTTTCGTGTGATCCGGTAACGTTTGCCCGCGACTACGTGAAGTTCCGTGAGGCCGGGTTTAGCCTGAAAAAGGCTGAAGGGTTCGCCTTTTACCCGCAGACCCCCCATTTGGAAATGATGTCTGTGCTTTCTCGTTAG
- a CDS encoding sensor domain-containing diguanylate cyclase yields the protein MAVAEVLFVVAGLFIGLAFQGGMLLFLIPFAVVAFVLACLNRPRLAGPSSTGSLPMIIKGRATGAIPEVAPDLRSEFRNSNGMANEPEAALKVSQVWARANADINRAMTDMLLALKSVVPHVNSALVFTQFDNPREWGVRNFVNDKEISVNPSARISETSGLLSQLFRSGVTRLLEGDLPGAKSLQYYVDSTPIKSVVAVPLVDHGSGIRVGAVVLDSTYPNAFNDMTARALSFVASAISMLDYKGFYSAQKHIALQQYSGLYNYLRKFFKTMSVKDIYKEIINYVKANMAYDRLTILALDKDEEMNGRVVFCDGVDSEQFLNKRFTLSDKGIFVLSIMRNRPIERSFAPGFKDYVPRLNDSEKRNLNLRQIFVMPIAAKHDAEMAEIAICLESSSPMPYNDHEKELLKAFASVAGFAYDRACKFEQGCEQAMRDGHTGLINKKTMFEKLRAEKSRADRNQYSIGVLMMDIDHFKSVNDTYGHPIGDVVIKGIADTISKEIRGDIDIVARFGGEEFVVALIDTDAEGMVETAERIRKSVQKLVFDVHQAEPLRVTVSIGAFLLSPGFNGDLQKAVNNADQALYRAKEGGRNQVVQFQATEPEPAAV from the coding sequence ATGGCTGTTGCTGAGGTATTGTTCGTCGTTGCGGGGCTCTTTATTGGCCTTGCGTTCCAGGGGGGAATGCTCCTGTTCTTGATTCCCTTTGCGGTGGTGGCCTTTGTGCTTGCCTGCCTGAACCGTCCGCGCCTCGCGGGTCCGTCGTCGACGGGTTCCCTTCCGATGATTATCAAGGGACGTGCGACGGGGGCCATTCCCGAGGTTGCCCCCGATCTGCGTTCGGAATTCCGCAACAGTAACGGCATGGCGAACGAACCCGAGGCCGCCCTCAAGGTGAGCCAGGTGTGGGCGCGTGCCAATGCCGACATTAACCGTGCGATGACCGATATGCTCCTCGCCCTCAAGTCGGTCGTGCCCCATGTGAATTCCGCTCTGGTTTTTACCCAGTTCGACAACCCCAGGGAATGGGGGGTGCGTAACTTTGTGAACGACAAGGAAATCTCGGTGAACCCCTCCGCCCGTATTTCGGAAACGTCCGGGCTCTTGAGCCAGCTTTTCCGTTCCGGTGTGACAAGGCTCCTTGAAGGGGATTTGCCGGGAGCGAAAAGCCTGCAGTATTACGTGGATTCGACCCCGATCAAGTCCGTGGTGGCCGTTCCCCTGGTGGATCACGGTAGCGGCATCCGCGTAGGTGCCGTGGTGCTGGATTCTACTTACCCGAATGCCTTTAATGACATGACGGCGCGTGCACTCAGCTTTGTGGCTAGTGCCATCTCCATGCTCGACTACAAGGGATTCTATTCGGCGCAGAAGCATATCGCCCTGCAGCAGTATAGTGGACTTTACAACTACTTGCGCAAGTTCTTCAAGACCATGTCAGTCAAGGATATCTATAAGGAAATCATCAATTACGTCAAGGCGAATATGGCCTACGACCGCCTGACGATTCTTGCTCTCGACAAGGACGAAGAGATGAATGGCCGCGTGGTCTTCTGTGACGGCGTGGATTCCGAACAGTTCCTGAACAAGCGCTTCACGCTTTCGGACAAGGGCATTTTCGTGCTGTCGATCATGCGCAACCGTCCTATAGAACGTAGCTTTGCGCCTGGGTTCAAGGATTACGTGCCGCGCCTGAACGATTCCGAAAAGAGGAACCTGAACCTGCGCCAGATTTTTGTGATGCCTATTGCGGCAAAGCACGATGCCGAAATGGCCGAAATCGCGATTTGCCTTGAAAGCAGCAGCCCCATGCCCTATAACGATCATGAAAAGGAGCTGCTCAAGGCGTTTGCGAGTGTGGCAGGCTTTGCATACGACCGTGCCTGCAAGTTTGAACAGGGCTGTGAACAGGCCATGCGCGACGGACATACCGGGCTTATCAACAAGAAGACGATGTTCGAAAAGCTGCGTGCCGAAAAGAGCCGCGCGGACCGCAACCAGTACAGTATCGGTGTTTTGATGATGGATATTGACCATTTCAAGAGTGTAAACGATACGTACGGGCATCCGATTGGCGATGTGGTCATCAAGGGAATTGCCGACACCATCAGCAAGGAAATCCGCGGCGATATCGACATCGTGGCGCGTTTCGGTGGCGAAGAATTCGTGGTTGCCCTGATCGACACCGATGCCGAGGGGATGGTCGAAACGGCTGAACGCATCCGTAAGTCGGTGCAGAAACTGGTCTTTGACGTGCACCAGGCGGAACCTTTGCGCGTAACGGTGAGTATCGGTGCGTTCCTTCTTTCGCCGGGCTTTAACGGGGACTTGCAGAAGGCGGTCAACAATGCCGACCAGGCGCTTTACCGTGCCAAGGAAGGCGGCCGTAACCAGGTAGTGCAGTTCCAGGCCACTGAACCCGAACCTGCGGCAGTTTAA
- a CDS encoding LptF/LptG family permease, translating into MILVRYVLKELIAPFLAALFGITFLFVVDFLVKILDNVLSKGLPASTVLEIFALNLAWMLSLSIPMAVLVASLMAFGRLSGDQEITACKAAGVSPLSLMRPVLIVSMLISVLMVVFNNWVLPEANHRSVELMNAVSRKKPHVFIDAGRLITQFPDVQLWVSHIDPVSGTLYGIQIFEMERRGAPRIVYADSATMEYADNGATLMLRLRSGETHMTDADNPENYFRIRFFSQDLAMKNVDDRLERRSRNYRSDREMPIEMMTEVVEDAEKKYDEAKTQALESRLSTLVAMKENILGDSIVPSEVKSGVALDSIQRRRSLQRIRIQEISSLRTTERLYGRMEAELKRKAQYTVEIHKKYSTGFACFIFILIGAPLGIMARKGGIGTGILYSLSFFVIYWICLIGGENMADRLLINPILAMWASNIIIGSFGIFITIAMVRDRFSGDSKFFRAIRAVGRFFKNIFGFFGRRFG; encoded by the coding sequence ATGATTCTAGTCCGCTATGTGTTGAAAGAGCTGATAGCCCCATTTTTGGCGGCCCTTTTCGGCATAACGTTCCTGTTCGTGGTGGACTTCCTTGTAAAAATCCTCGACAACGTGCTTTCCAAGGGGCTTCCGGCCTCGACGGTTCTTGAAATTTTTGCCTTGAACCTCGCCTGGATGCTTTCGCTTTCGATTCCGATGGCGGTCCTTGTGGCAAGCCTTATGGCGTTTGGACGTCTTTCGGGAGACCAGGAAATTACGGCCTGCAAGGCGGCGGGCGTTTCGCCTCTTTCGCTGATGCGCCCGGTGCTGATTGTCTCGATGTTGATATCGGTCCTGATGGTGGTCTTTAACAACTGGGTGCTGCCCGAGGCAAACCACCGTTCGGTGGAACTCATGAATGCCGTGTCGCGAAAGAAACCGCACGTGTTTATCGATGCGGGTAGGCTTATCACTCAGTTTCCCGATGTACAGCTGTGGGTGAGCCATATCGATCCGGTGTCGGGAACTTTGTACGGAATCCAGATCTTTGAAATGGAACGGCGCGGGGCTCCGCGCATTGTGTACGCCGATAGCGCGACCATGGAATATGCCGATAACGGGGCAACGCTCATGCTCCGCTTGCGCAGTGGCGAAACGCACATGACCGATGCGGACAACCCCGAAAACTATTTCCGAATCCGCTTCTTCTCGCAAGACCTCGCCATGAAAAACGTCGATGACCGCCTGGAACGCCGTAGCAGGAACTACAGGAGCGACCGCGAAATGCCTATCGAAATGATGACGGAAGTCGTGGAAGATGCCGAAAAGAAATACGACGAGGCCAAGACGCAGGCTCTCGAGTCTCGCTTGAGTACGCTAGTTGCAATGAAGGAAAATATCCTTGGGGATTCGATTGTCCCAAGCGAGGTGAAAAGCGGCGTAGCCCTGGATTCCATCCAGCGTCGCAGGTCCTTGCAGCGCATTCGCATCCAGGAAATTTCTTCCCTTCGTACCACGGAACGCCTGTACGGTCGCATGGAAGCGGAACTCAAGCGCAAGGCGCAGTACACGGTCGAAATCCACAAGAAATACAGTACGGGCTTTGCCTGCTTTATCTTTATCCTAATCGGGGCGCCTCTCGGTATCATGGCTCGCAAGGGTGGCATCGGTACGGGTATCCTTTACAGTCTTTCGTTCTTCGTGATTTACTGGATTTGCCTGATCGGGGGCGAAAATATGGCGGATAGGTTGCTTATCAATCCGATTCTTGCCATGTGGGCGTCGAATATCATTATCGGTTCGTTCGGTATATTCATTACGATTGCGATGGTTCGTGACCGGTTCTCGGGGGATTCCAAGTTCTTCAGGGCGATTCGTGCCGTGGGGCGTTTCTTCAAGAACATCTTCGGCTTTTTCGGCAGGAGGTTCGGATGA
- the coaE gene encoding dephospho-CoA kinase (Dephospho-CoA kinase (CoaE) performs the final step in coenzyme A biosynthesis.) — protein MIGITGSIGAGKSLVGRILRDRNIRVIDADVAVHHLYRDDAGLRAAIADAFGTDMLTEKGICRSRMADLIFKDSSARAHLESLVYPVLTSYLLRENPAFVEAALLENVPELVKALDEIWVVTASEEVRLKRLVENRNFSKEDACRRIELQRVRDGEGFWRELFPGKKIRFIDNSGDENTLRTAVLKML, from the coding sequence ATGATTGGCATAACAGGTTCAATAGGGGCGGGAAAGTCGCTAGTCGGTCGCATTTTGCGTGACCGAAATATTCGCGTGATTGACGCTGATGTTGCCGTGCATCATTTGTACCGCGATGATGCCGGTTTACGCGCTGCAATTGCCGATGCCTTTGGAACGGACATGCTTACCGAAAAGGGTATTTGCCGTAGCCGCATGGCCGACCTGATTTTTAAGGATTCGTCTGCGAGGGCGCATCTTGAATCGCTTGTGTATCCGGTGCTGACATCTTACCTGCTTCGGGAAAATCCCGCTTTTGTGGAGGCGGCGCTTCTTGAAAACGTTCCCGAACTAGTGAAGGCCCTCGATGAAATCTGGGTGGTGACTGCAAGCGAGGAGGTGCGCCTGAAACGCCTTGTGGAAAACCGCAACTTTAGTAAAGAGGATGCATGCCGCCGCATTGAACTGCAGCGGGTTCGCGATGGCGAAGGTTTTTGGCGAGAGCTTTTCCCTGGAAAGAAAATCCGCTTTATCGACAATTCCGGCGACGAAAATACGTTGCGGACTGCGGTCTTGAAAATGCTATAA
- a CDS encoding outer membrane protein assembly factor BamD, whose protein sequence is MKLFKNIPLFLYLLASAVALIGCSSSGQTKMKHTEWCRIRFENAEELFKKGKYGRTTDKLEEILSTCAGTGYMEQAQFLMAESYFNMEDWIEARGEYGSFILNFPGSPFIETAEFRKAVSSFNMEFRVSRDEANTTVAMKDFERYLSNYPESPLRDSVNYYYNLLVERLAEKEFQTARLYMRMDKYQAAVIYLKEFLETYPNSKRHTEALFMITEAYNELDQFETAKLYLNIARNEASPDDKDIQKRIEKNEKAINKSEIAFAKRMKKDSQKKRFWKEDRQMQN, encoded by the coding sequence ATGAAGCTGTTCAAGAATATCCCCCTATTCCTTTACCTTTTGGCGTCCGCCGTAGCCCTGATCGGCTGTTCCTCCAGCGGACAGACCAAAATGAAACATACCGAATGGTGCAGGATCCGTTTCGAAAACGCCGAAGAACTTTTCAAGAAAGGAAAGTACGGACGTACAACAGACAAACTCGAAGAAATTCTTTCGACCTGTGCCGGCACGGGATACATGGAACAGGCCCAGTTCCTGATGGCAGAAAGCTATTTCAACATGGAAGACTGGATCGAGGCGCGTGGCGAATACGGTAGCTTCATCTTGAACTTCCCGGGTTCTCCCTTTATCGAGACCGCCGAATTCCGCAAGGCCGTTTCCTCGTTCAACATGGAATTCCGCGTGAGCCGCGACGAAGCGAATACGACCGTTGCCATGAAGGACTTCGAACGCTATCTGTCGAACTACCCCGAATCCCCGTTACGTGACTCGGTGAACTACTACTACAACCTGCTGGTGGAGCGCCTCGCCGAAAAGGAATTCCAGACCGCAAGGCTCTATATGCGAATGGACAAGTACCAGGCTGCAGTCATATACCTCAAGGAATTTTTGGAAACCTACCCCAACAGCAAGCGCCACACCGAAGCCCTGTTCATGATTACCGAGGCCTACAACGAACTCGACCAGTTCGAAACGGCAAAACTCTACCTGAACATTGCGCGCAACGAGGCCTCGCCCGACGACAAGGACATCCAGAAGAGAATCGAAAAGAACGAAAAGGCGATCAACAAGTCCGAAATCGCCTTCGCCAAGCGCATGAAAAAGGATTCGCAGAAGAAGAGATTCTGGAAAGAAGACCGGCAGATGCAGAACTAA
- a CDS encoding LptF/LptG family permease: protein MKFTRYMMWNFMKMFLLVLLGAILMFAVIDFVGNIKTWLARDTKDAVEYYVSYIPYMVYLITPVALFIAVLASVGNMARHLETSAMQSSGQSPLKTLFPIFIFGVLVSIGSYEMSELWLPDANHKRLETMETNAQKKKNPRIKEKRDFTFIDSERASWFFRHYSGKSRLGRDVVLLLRDQGRLQERYDAKMVRWVETPPADSLDSLARLESVDPPPGCWQFEKGNRREFNKDGSVNVYPITHEKICNKVGTHPNDLINERQTADEMDSKMVKARINVLRRSGEDTRAMETALEFKRSAHWMNLIVLLIGAALCHRYSRSGGLSQKFGVGLLIVFSYYILERIGLKMGENGALSPFWAAWISHFVYGGVSVVMLYRSFRL from the coding sequence ATGAAGTTCACCCGTTACATGATGTGGAACTTCATGAAGATGTTCCTGCTGGTGCTTCTGGGCGCAATCCTCATGTTTGCGGTCATTGACTTTGTTGGAAATATCAAGACCTGGCTTGCCCGCGATACCAAGGATGCGGTAGAATACTATGTAAGCTACATTCCCTACATGGTGTACCTGATTACGCCGGTCGCCCTTTTTATCGCCGTGCTGGCCTCGGTGGGGAATATGGCGCGTCACCTGGAGACGAGTGCCATGCAGAGCTCGGGGCAGAGTCCCCTGAAAACGCTTTTCCCGATTTTTATTTTCGGTGTCCTCGTGTCGATAGGCTCCTACGAAATGAGCGAACTCTGGCTCCCTGACGCAAACCACAAGCGCCTCGAAACGATGGAAACCAACGCCCAGAAAAAGAAGAATCCGCGCATCAAGGAAAAACGCGATTTTACCTTTATCGATAGCGAACGCGCGAGCTGGTTCTTTAGGCATTATTCGGGCAAGAGCCGCCTCGGCCGTGACGTGGTGCTGCTCTTGAGGGACCAGGGGCGCCTGCAGGAACGCTATGACGCCAAGATGGTCCGTTGGGTAGAAACACCCCCTGCCGATTCCCTCGACTCGCTGGCGAGGCTCGAAAGTGTTGACCCGCCACCGGGATGCTGGCAGTTCGAAAAGGGGAACCGTCGCGAATTCAACAAGGACGGCTCGGTGAACGTCTACCCGATTACGCATGAAAAGATTTGCAATAAGGTAGGAACCCATCCGAACGACCTGATTAACGAGCGCCAGACGGCAGACGAAATGGATTCCAAGATGGTGAAGGCGCGAATCAACGTGCTGCGCCGTTCCGGTGAAGATACGCGTGCCATGGAGACCGCCCTTGAGTTTAAGAGATCCGCTCACTGGATGAATTTGATCGTTCTTTTGATCGGGGCCGCCCTTTGCCACCGGTATAGCCGTTCTGGGGGCCTTTCCCAGAAGTTCGGGGTTGGCCTGTTGATTGTTTTTAGCTATTATATCCTTGAAAGAATTGGTTTAAAGATGGGAGAAAATGGTGCACTATCGCCTTTCTGGGCGGCGTGGATTAGTCACTTTGTTTACGGTGGCGTATCTGTCGTGATGCTGTATCGTTCTTTCCGGTTATAA
- a CDS encoding glycoside hydrolase family 9 protein, protein MGIKQNIHTALASALTLTALSATGLFAATAYQNQVGFLTKSQKQMAVIGAEGSEIVFKDASGTEVLKTTVPAAQAWAPAGDTAASLVDFSEIKTAGSYQAYIDGSPIGHPITVADNALEDITKASLKFFYYQRSSTELTEEYAGIYARPAGHLDTAVRYHISTGIDNSEARFNGAKGWYDAGDYGKYIVNSGITTYTLLQLYQHNKEYFKKLNLNIPESGNDVPDILDEIRWNLEWMLTMQDTTDGGVFHKLTTLKFSGTVMPAGDVVPRYAIGKSTQATWDFAAVMALSADIYYPYDKDFATKCAAAASKARWWAINMQTAYFTQPSGVNTGTYEDRNASDEKIWANAELYRISKNPVFSEVIEAFPLVSGRWRLQSWQSTNALAAMTIATNPEIFPKDFVDSATACIYYLADNYIELLAENGYGVAMTENDFNWGSNSFAANKGMILIHAYILSKDQKYLDAATGLLDYLLGRNPMDISYLTGYGVNSAKDPHHRPSQADGIDAPIPGMLVGGPNYTANDCAKNMVDNKAVAKSYYDNSCSYATNEVAINWNAPFAYLAGSLQAIAATGKSYDITELPSNAYTVDKISKSKPTSKPLSTTNKLIFRNGGLQVKKTDAQGNIQYFNMSGKRIR, encoded by the coding sequence ATGGGCATCAAACAAAATATTCACACAGCACTCGCTTCGGCACTCACGCTAACCGCACTTAGCGCAACAGGACTATTCGCCGCCACCGCCTACCAGAACCAGGTCGGTTTCTTGACAAAGAGTCAAAAACAAATGGCTGTCATCGGAGCCGAAGGGTCTGAAATTGTCTTTAAGGACGCCTCGGGTACCGAAGTCCTCAAGACTACGGTTCCTGCCGCCCAGGCATGGGCTCCCGCAGGAGATACGGCCGCATCGCTCGTCGATTTTTCAGAAATCAAAACAGCCGGAAGTTACCAGGCCTACATTGACGGCTCCCCCATCGGTCACCCCATTACCGTAGCAGACAACGCCTTGGAAGATATTACCAAGGCATCCCTCAAGTTCTTTTATTATCAACGTTCCTCGACCGAACTCACCGAGGAATACGCAGGAATTTACGCCCGCCCCGCAGGGCACCTCGACACCGCCGTCAGATACCACATTTCGACAGGTATCGACAATTCCGAAGCCCGTTTCAACGGAGCCAAGGGCTGGTACGACGCGGGCGATTACGGCAAGTATATCGTGAACTCGGGCATTACCACCTACACGCTGTTGCAGCTCTACCAGCACAACAAGGAATATTTCAAGAAACTCAACCTGAACATTCCCGAAAGCGGAAACGACGTTCCCGACATTCTCGATGAAATCCGCTGGAATCTGGAATGGATGCTCACCATGCAAGATACGACCGACGGAGGCGTTTTCCACAAGCTGACCACCCTGAAATTCAGCGGAACCGTCATGCCCGCAGGCGATGTCGTACCTCGCTACGCGATTGGCAAATCGACACAGGCCACCTGGGATTTTGCAGCCGTCATGGCTCTTTCTGCAGACATCTACTACCCCTACGACAAGGATTTTGCAACCAAGTGCGCAGCAGCCGCTTCCAAGGCTCGCTGGTGGGCCATCAACATGCAAACGGCCTACTTTACGCAGCCTTCCGGCGTCAACACCGGCACCTACGAAGACCGTAACGCAAGCGATGAAAAAATCTGGGCAAACGCGGAACTGTACCGCATTTCCAAAAACCCCGTTTTCTCGGAAGTCATCGAAGCTTTCCCCCTCGTTTCCGGACGCTGGAGACTTCAGAGCTGGCAAAGCACGAACGCCCTTGCAGCAATGACAATCGCCACTAACCCCGAAATCTTCCCGAAGGACTTTGTCGATTCAGCCACCGCCTGCATCTATTACCTGGCAGACAACTACATTGAACTCCTCGCAGAAAACGGATACGGCGTCGCCATGACCGAAAACGACTTCAACTGGGGTTCCAACAGCTTTGCGGCAAACAAGGGAATGATCCTTATCCACGCCTACATCCTTTCTAAGGACCAAAAATACCTCGATGCCGCCACGGGACTTCTCGACTACCTGCTCGGCAGGAACCCGATGGACATTTCGTACCTCACCGGTTACGGCGTCAACTCCGCCAAGGATCCGCACCACCGTCCGAGCCAGGCTGACGGCATCGACGCACCGATTCCCGGAATGCTCGTCGGAGGTCCGAACTACACCGCGAACGACTGCGCGAAAAACATGGTCGACAACAAGGCTGTTGCCAAATCCTATTACGACAACAGCTGCAGCTACGCCACCAACGAAGTCGCCATCAACTGGAACGCCCCCTTCGCCTACCTCGCCGGAAGCTTGCAGGCCATTGCCGCTACCGGCAAGAGCTACGACATTACGGAACTCCCCTCAAACGCCTATACCGTCGACAAAATTTCCAAGAGTAAGCCGACTTCAAAGCCCCTGAGCACAACGAACAAGCTGATTTTCCGCAACGGAGGACTTCAGGTCAAGAAAACCGACGCCCAGGGCAACATCCAATACTTTAACATGAGCGGAAAACGTATCCGCTAA
- a CDS encoding sodium:solute symporter, with the protein MFTLLDWIVLVLYLLLSVAIGLFVSRGNKNLKEYMLGGGSIPWVAVGISLIATSVSATTFLGAPADVYGDNMTFLMFQIGALISIVVVGFVFIPRFRSSGINSAYELFEVRFSKSVRRLAAVFYCLHLLLRTGILLFAPSLVLAQILHIDLKLATIVSAAVAIFYTWFGGIKAVIWTDVMQFCVFFGGGVLVLLVIANSVGGFGEMATLASEAGKTKWWDASMDISNARTLVSAGLAYAILEIAIRGCDQQFVQRYLSCKDVKAANRSSVLSMVLGCAVSILFYWVGAALYVYYQKAHVASLPEGLGQNDVFPYFIVNGLPAGVTGLIVAAICAAAMSSLSSAINSLGNTSERDILGWGENEGIGGLKRAKIWTVVWGVLGIFFALFAATQQGSLLKNALFFTGLFTGPLLGMFLLAFFGDKLFGVGMNKLRGWVVIVAVLCGMGSLILVQGIPAFGVPAVLGGIFSWPWMPFISMTTTVVVAMLVNGIANLFNNRSNHVQ; encoded by the coding sequence ATGTTTACCCTTCTCGATTGGATTGTTCTTGTCCTTTACCTGTTGCTCTCCGTTGCCATAGGCCTGTTCGTCTCTCGTGGCAACAAGAACCTTAAGGAATACATGCTCGGCGGCGGTTCCATTCCGTGGGTGGCCGTGGGCATCAGCCTGATTGCAACGTCGGTGAGCGCGACGACTTTCCTCGGGGCGCCTGCCGATGTGTATGGCGACAACATGACGTTCCTGATGTTCCAGATAGGAGCGCTTATCAGCATCGTGGTTGTCGGCTTCGTCTTTATCCCCCGATTCCGCAGTTCGGGAATCAATAGCGCCTATGAGCTGTTCGAGGTGCGTTTCTCGAAATCGGTCCGCAGGCTTGCTGCCGTTTTCTACTGCCTGCATTTGCTACTCCGTACGGGAATCCTTTTGTTTGCTCCGTCGCTGGTGCTTGCGCAGATTCTGCATATCGACCTTAAACTTGCCACTATCGTGTCTGCCGCGGTGGCCATATTCTATACGTGGTTTGGTGGCATCAAGGCGGTCATCTGGACCGACGTGATGCAGTTCTGCGTGTTCTTTGGTGGCGGCGTCCTGGTGCTTTTGGTGATTGCGAATTCTGTCGGCGGATTCGGCGAAATGGCCACACTCGCCTCCGAGGCGGGAAAGACCAAGTGGTGGGATGCCTCGATGGATATTTCGAATGCCCGTACGCTGGTGTCGGCGGGGCTTGCCTACGCGATTCTTGAAATTGCGATCCGTGGCTGCGACCAGCAGTTCGTGCAGCGTTACCTCAGTTGCAAGGATGTCAAGGCGGCGAACCGTTCGAGTGTGCTTTCGATGGTGCTCGGCTGTGCGGTCTCTATTCTCTTTTACTGGGTGGGCGCCGCCCTCTATGTCTACTACCAGAAGGCGCACGTGGCAAGCCTTCCCGAAGGTCTGGGACAGAACGACGTCTTTCCGTATTTCATTGTGAACGGGCTTCCGGCGGGCGTTACTGGCCTTATCGTGGCGGCGATTTGTGCCGCGGCCATGAGTAGCCTTTCGAGTGCCATCAATTCGCTGGGGAACACCTCCGAACGCGATATCCTGGGCTGGGGTGAAAACGAGGGAATTGGCGGCCTCAAGCGAGCTAAGATTTGGACGGTCGTATGGGGTGTTCTCGGTATCTTTTTTGCACTTTTTGCCGCAACCCAGCAGGGGAGTCTTCTCAAGAATGCCCTGTTCTTTACGGGGCTGTTCACGGGGCCGCTCCTGGGCATGTTCCTGCTCGCCTTCTTTGGCGATAAGCTCTTTGGCGTAGGTATGAACAAGCTTCGGGGATGGGTCGTGATTGTCGCTGTTCTTTGCGGCATGGGAAGCCTGATTCTTGTGCAGGGGATTCCTGCGTTTGGAGTGCCTGCCGTGTTGGGCGGAATCTTCAGCTGGCCCTGGATGCCCTTTATCAGCATGACGACGACTGTCGTTGTTGCTATGCTTGTCAATGGAATTGCAAATCTGTTTAACAATAGGAGTAACCATGTCCAATAA